The genomic segment ataaggcgtattaatcagcttatctgcgccatgtggctaaaagaacgcatacccgatgattgtaagctcagcagtgacccgactaaagaacaacaaggcagcaggagccgacgggttacccgatgaactatttaagaccggaggcgacacgttgataaggcgtatgcatcagcttatctgacTAGAAGaccgcatacccgatgattgtaaGCTCAGGAtcgacccgactaaagaacaacaaggcagcaggagccgacgggttacccgctgaactattaaagaccggaggcgacacggtgataaggcgtatgcatcaacttatctccgcaatatggctagaagaacgcataaccgATGATTGTAAGCTCAGCATCGACCCGACTAAGGAACAACAAGGCACCAGGAGCTGGcgagttacccgctgaactattaaaaaccggagacgacacgctgataaggcgtatgcatcagcttatctgcgcaatctggctagaagaactcataaccgatgattggagccacagcatactatgtcccgtacacaagaaagtagacaagacggaatgtgccaactacagaggactaagtcttctccccatcgcatacaagatactctcgaacgtACTGTGTGAGAGATTAAAACCGAAAGTCAAtgtgataattgggccctatcaatgcggctttagacctggtaaatccaccctggaccataTATTCACCCTGCGCCAAATccaggaaaagacccgagaagggcaaatcaaaacctaccatctctatgttgactacaaagctgccttcgatactcctttacgtacAAAGGtctttcaagccatatctgagtttggtatccctgcaaaattaataagactctgcaggatgacacttgctgatgcgcgttcctcagtaagaataggaaagaaactCTCGGAACCAttaaataccaaacgaggtttcagatagGGAGATAGCCTaccatgtgatctctttaatatcctgctggagaagattatacgagatgcagatgtgaatagatatggcactggaattttgcacaaaatggcTTGTTATGAAttcaaacaactgtgataagtatggttcaaatcgttcatcgtggtatggttcaaatcggtccataaccggatatagctgtcatataaactgatctgatttacatggcagctaaaccgatctgggatcttgacttcttgagccacaagagggagcaattctcaaccgtgctaagaatgattcaaatcggctcataaccggatatagctgccatattaaccgatcttggatcttgagttcttgagccactagagggcgcagtgcTCAAcctatgtggctgaaatttagcatgaagttgtttgttaagactttcaacaactgtgtcaagtacggttcaaaacggcataaaacctgatatagctgtcatataaatcgatctaacaTCTTgattcttaggcctctagagggcgcaatgcccAACCCataaggctgaaattttgcataaagttgtTTGCaacgacttccatcaactgtgcttagtatggttcaaatcggtgggtaacctggtatagctgccatataaaacgattttggatcttgacttcttgagcctctagagggcgcaattctcatccgatttggctgaaatgtggcataaagtgtttcgttattacttccaacaaatgtgctgagtatgattcaaatcggctcataacctgatatagctgccatattaaccgatttgggatcttggcttcttgagtcactagagggcgcaattctcattcgatttggctgtaattttgtaccaAGTGTTATGTTAGgtcttccaacatttgtgcttagtatggttcaaatcggtttataacctgatatagctgccatataaaccaatgttggatcttgacttcccaCTAACCCATGTTGGTGCGTATCCAAGACTCGGCTCGGCCGatcatagcacgcttttacttgttttttttttgttttttttttttatctgtctTACCTTAGCCACCGATTTCTGTATGGTGTAATGTCTCCTATCGGCATGCAAGAGAACCATTAAATTCGAAGCCATTTTATAGGTAGACAAATTCTGTATGGTCAAATACAAACGGAAAACAGGACCCACGCCACACACTTCAGCAGACAATTTAACAGGGGCATGGGTTATATCATCGGAAATGGTGCGCTCTGACGAATTCAAGGCATCCACGGTGGCACGAGCCGCTGTGTGTCTTAAGCGCCATAGTTCCACTTGGAAGCTGCCGTAGGTGGCTAAAAGCAAAAACTAACATAAATCGCAATCGTTGAAAATGTTGCTCTATCCCACCTTTGGCATTTTGTTTCTCTCTGGCCACCTGCTCCACAAAAATCGAACTTTTCTTAGGTTTCTCCAGCACAGAAGCACTCACCAtatcgctgttgttgttgggcaaacCTCTGCCCGATAGATTCTGATTAGGTTCAAAGCAGGCAGTTCTTTTGAGAATTTTTATAACCAAATCACCCTCCAGAGTGGTCAGACACAGCACATGTTCCTCCAGGCCCAAATAGCCAAACACCATAGAGCTGACAGTGCCTTCGATTTGAAATTCATCCActagaaatttttgcatataaaaTTGCACCAATCCACCCTCCAGGGCCACACAGATCAGGGTCAATCCCAAATGGCTGAGATTGATCATGGTCATGCATATGGGCTGTTGGGCCAGGGACACCATATACAACTGTTTGCCCTTCTTGGAGTAGCACACCAATTTCTTATCCATTGAGGAGACCACTATGGTCTGATCGATGGGCAAAAGTACCAATCCCGTTAGGGGATAGGAGAGTTTGAAGATCTCTTGACCCTCTGGGGCAGTTTTGCGCAGCAGATAGACCGAACCATAACGGGTAGCAATGGCGATGCAAAAATCCGTTTCAAAACAACCATTGACGGCCAACATGCTGGGGGTAATATCAGGACAGGCCATGACGCGGTAGAGTACACTGAAACTCTGCGGTTCAACAATTATGATTTCTCCATTATCGGTGGCAATCACTAGATGAGAGGGTGGCAAAGAATCTCCACTGGATACTCGGGCTAAACATTTTAAGGCCACCGCATTAGAATAGCGTATGAGAGGACCATCAACTTGTAGGCGAATGAAATCCTAGAAAGAAATTCAAGAACATTTTTAGAAAAAGTCCTAAGGGAAAAATTGCAAAGTGCTAAAGGAGTTATGAACATCACTGCATTAGAGATGGGTAACAGTACTTGGAgatggcaaaaaaattttaagcaatttttataccctccaccataggatgggggtatactaatttcgttcttctgtttgtaacacctcgaaatatgcgtcagagaccccataaaatatatataagtcgatctagccatgtccgtccgtctgtctgtcgaaagcacgctaactttcgaaggagtaaagctaggagcttgaaattttgcacaaatactttttattagtgtaggtcggttgggattgtaaatgagccaaatcggtccatgtgtggatatagctgccatatgaaccgatcttgggtattgactttttgagcctctagagggcgcaattcttatccgatttggctgaaattttgcatgaggtgttttgttatgacttccaacaactgtgcttagtatggcgcaaatcggtacataacatgatatagctgccatataaaccgatctgggatcttgacttcttgagcccctctagagggcacaattcctatccgaattggctgaaatttcgtaaaacgacttctctcatgacctacgcgccaattatggtctgaatcggtctatagcctgatacaactcccatataaaccgatctacctattttacttcttgagccccttagagggcgcaacgACTTCTAATAttgtcttcaacattcagttcaattatggtccgaatcggaccataagttgatatagctccaatatcatagcaatttttataccttccaccataagatggtggaGCCATTctgttgtaactactcgaaatattcgtctgagaccccataaagtatatatattcttgatcgtcgtgacattttatgtcgatctagccatgtccgtccgtctgtccgtccgtccgtccgtctgtccgtccgtctgtctgtcgaaagcacgctaacttccgaaggagtaaagctagccgcttgaaattttgcaaaaatacttcttattagtgtaggtcggttggtattgtaaatgggccatatcggtccatgttttgatatagctgccatataaaccgatcttgggtcttgacttcttgagcctgtagagtgcgcaattcttatccgattggaatgaaattttgcatgacgtgttttgctatgatatccaacaactgtgtcaagtatggttcaaatcggttcagaacctgatatagctgccatataaaccgatcttgggtcttgacttcttgagcctctagcgtgcgcaattcttatccgatcagaatgaaattttgcacgacgtgttttgttatgatatccaacaagtgtgtcaactatggttcaaatcggtttataacctgatatagctgccatataaaccgatcttgggtcttgacttcttgaccctctagagggcgcaattcttatccgattggaatggaatttcgcacgacgtgttttgttatgatacccaacaactgtgcctagtatggttcaaatcggtccataacctgatatagctaccatataaaccgatcttgggtcttgacttcttgaccctctagagggcacaattcttatccgatttgaatgaatttttgcacgaagtatttcgttatgatatccaacaactatgccaagtatggttcaaatcggttcataacctgatatagctgtcatataaacagatctggggatttgacttcttgagcttctagagggcgcaattcctatccgatttggctgaaattgcatgacgtatttcatttttactatcaacaactgtgtcaaataaggttcaaatcggttcataacctgatatagctgccatataaaccgatctgggatcttgacttcttgacccctataggtcgcaattattatccgatatgcctgaaattttgtacgacggatcctctcatgaccatcaacgaacgtgtttattatggtctgaatcggtctatagcccgatacagatcccatataaatcgttctctctattttacttcgtgagccccaatgggcccaattcttatacgaattggctgaaattttacacaggtctccaacatataatttaattgtggtccgaaccggaccatatcttgatatcgttttaatagcagagtaactcttttcttatatccttttttgcctaagaagagatgacgggaaaagaactcgacaaatgcgatccatggtggagggtatataagattcggcccggccgaacttagcacgcttttacttgttttcattcatcatatgtttgcctaaaaagagataccgggaaaagaactagacaaatgagatccatggtgaagggtatataaaattcggcccggccgaacatcataacaaaacacttcttgtaaaatttcagccaaatcgaataataattacgacctttagagactcaagatgtgaagatcccagatcggtttatatggcagctatatcaggttatggacaaattaaaaccatatttggcacatctgttggaagtcataataaaacacttcttgaaaaatttcagccaaatcggataagaattgcgccctctaaaagttgAAGAAgacaggacccaagatcggtttatatggcagctatatcaggttatgaaccgatttgaaccacacttagcacagtcgttggaagtcataccaaaacacctcacgcaaaatttcaaccaaatcggaccataattgcgacctctagcggcttaagaagtcaagatcccagatcgatttatatggcagctatatcaggttatgaaccgatttaaaccacacttagcacagtcgcaggaagtcataacaaaacacctcatgcaaaatttctgtaaaatcggacgagaattgcgccctcttaaagctgaggaagtcaagacccaatctccgagaccgatctcccgatttggtttcttgagcccctggaagccataattttcgaccgatttgggtaaaactttgcacatagtgttccgttatgactctcaacaactgtggcaagtacagtcctaatcggtctataaccagatatagctcccatattttacctgtattcatggtggtgtgttcttaagattcgacccggcggaacgtagcacgcttttgtttgttttttttttaacacaagttttgaaaagacaacatttttatacccaccaccataggatgaaggtatagtaatc from the Stomoxys calcitrans chromosome 1, idStoCalc2.1, whole genome shotgun sequence genome contains:
- the LOC106094119 gene encoding Bardet-Biedl syndrome 1 protein homolog gives rise to the protein MTSSGNWLQVIVDCEQPKLNTLPSCMTVSDVKCDNYVRLIATDIAIDEEPPMATLKVFRGIELESEHELKGIPSAIVSLYIDDSEPKTPIVAVAIAESVLFYRHMKPYFKYTLPELEVLDEEREIWRQLNLVGIEEQQPLIDRLNVIERPKLTRKSQHLLNLLPQDRNDFIRLQVDGPLIRYSNAVALKCLARVSSGDSLPPSHLVIATDNGEIIIVEPQSFSVLYRVMACPDITPSMLAVNGCFETDFCIAIATRYGSVYLLRKTAPEGQEIFKLSYPLTGLVLLPIDQTIVVSSMDKKLVCYSKKGKQLYMVSLAQQPICMTMINLSHLGLTLICVALEGGLVQFYMQKFLVDEFQIEGTVSSMVFGYLGLEEHVLCLTTLEGDLVIKILKRTACFEPNQNLSGRGLPNNNSDMVSASVLEKPKKSSIFVEQVAREKQNAKATYGSFQVELWRLRHTAARATVDALNSSERTISDDITHAPVKLSAEVCGVGPVFRLYLTIQNLSTYKMASNLMVLLHADRRHYTIQKSVAKLPSILPGVPLKIDFEIVAVLDINDKLPPHTLTPDNSHIRVMITKTQQTKPLIAAVIAMPQSEANF